In Maridesulfovibrio ferrireducens, one genomic interval encodes:
- a CDS encoding rhodanese-like domain-containing protein, which yields MKFVRNVFSLAAVCALMFSLVGCLGSDKFEQEVSKETGAIKLVREIQRGDYDVISTAELKALLDSKAEVLVIDTMPYEASYKKEHVPGAKQFLFPIPDMDEWDVTKTDGKTQEQFVEMLGPDKDKEIIVYCGFVKCSRSHNGAAWARKLGYTNVKRYPGGIFAWKGAKYPVGSVK from the coding sequence ATGAAATTTGTAAGAAATGTTTTCTCACTTGCCGCAGTATGCGCATTGATGTTTTCACTGGTCGGCTGTCTAGGCAGTGACAAATTTGAGCAGGAAGTTTCAAAAGAAACAGGCGCAATCAAACTTGTTCGCGAAATACAGCGCGGTGATTACGATGTGATCTCAACTGCCGAACTTAAGGCTCTTCTGGACAGTAAAGCGGAAGTGCTCGTTATCGACACCATGCCGTATGAAGCCAGCTATAAAAAAGAACATGTTCCCGGAGCAAAACAGTTCCTCTTCCCGATTCCTGATATGGATGAATGGGACGTGACCAAAACTGACGGCAAAACTCAGGAACAGTTTGTCGAAATGCTCGGACCTGATAAAGATAAAGAAATCATTGTTTATTGTGGATTCGTTAAATGTTCCCGCAGTCATAATGGTGCAGCATGGGCGAGAAAGCTCGGTTACACCAACGTGAAAAGATACCCCGGCGGTATTTTTGCATGGAAGGGAGCTAAGTATCCAGTTGGTTCTGTTAAATAA